The nucleotide window GCCGCGTAGGCAGCTCAGAAATGAAACCCTGCGGCGCGGCATGGCCTCCCGCGGTTCACAGCCGCGTAGGCAGCTCAGAAAATGTTCAGGGCGAAGTCATTGCGGGCTTTCTTGGTTCACTGCCGCGTAGGCAGCTCAGAAATCCACGTCCATCGCGCTGGCCTTTTCGATGGAGTTCACTGCCGCGTAGGCAGCTCAGAAATGTTTGAGGTCGCTGACGAACATCACGTGGATGTTCACTGCCGCGTAGGCAGCTCAGAAAACGAGCTTTCTGACAACGCGGGATATGGATTCGTTCACTGCCGCGTAGGCAGCTCAGAAAAGTTGAAAACTGTTCCATAGTCTGCGGCATCAAGTTCACTGCCGCGTAGGCAGCTCAGAAACGATCCACCCTTTCCATCAACGAGAAAGGTGGGTTCACTGCCGCGTAGGCAGCTCAGAAAACGCCCGAGCGAGGGGGCAGGCCACCGAGTACGGTTCACTGCCGCGTAGGCAGCTCAGAAAAGATTGCCGCTTTTATGTTGGCAAGAGTCTGTGTTCACTGCCGCGTAGGCAGCTCAGAAATCCATTCCGCACGCTCCATGGCATCGCCCACGGTTCACTGCCGCGTAGGCAGCTCAGAAAATGACCCAGTCGCGCAGGGTGGAACCGTATCCGTTCACTGCCGCGTAGGCAGCTCAGAAAGCGGGCAATGACTGCGGCGCGCAGGCTCTTGGGTTCACTGCCGCGTAGGCAGCTCAGAAAAACTCCCTCCATATGAAGGGTCAATAAAAACGAGTAGTGCAATAAGGCCTGACGCAAAACCCTAATACAGCTTTGTATGGCCGACCTAGTTGATATCTTTAAAACATGTGCAGGGAGCACGGCAACGCCAACAAATGACACACCGAGACCCGTTCAGCAGGGACAGCCCTTCGTATCCAACCCCGAAAAACAAAAAAACCCCCGAAAAATCGGGGGCTTTCGGACCACATTGAACGTGGCGGTTCTGTCAATTGGCGGCGGGGGTAGGATTCGAACCCACGGGCCTCGTGAAAGGCCAACGGTTTTCAAGACCGCCTCCATAAGCCGGACTCGGACACCCCGCCGCTGCAAAGCTCGATATCTTATGCACTTCCGCAATTCTGTCAAGCACCCTCAAGATTGATTGACACGAAAGTGATTCTTCCCGTATTGAGAAGCATATTCAACAATTAAAACCTATTGATTCGAATGAAAACGCCACAAGAAGCCTTCACGCAATATCTCAGTGACGAGAATCTCAAAATGACCCCGCAACGCGGACTCATTCTTGAGTGCATTCTGGAGCAGACGCAGCACCTCTCCCCCGAGGAGATTTACGACAAGGTGCGCAAACGTGACAGCTCCGTGGGACAGGCCACCGTCTACCGCACGCTCAAGCTGCTGGCCGAAGCAGGCATCATCGAATCACTCGACTTCGCCGACGGTGTCGCCCGCTACGAAGTGGCCTGGGGCAAAGAACACCACGACCACCTCATCTGCGAAGCCTGCGGCAAGAATATCGAAATCATGGATCCCATGATTGAAAAGCGGCAGGAAACCATCGCGGAGGAGCACGGTTTCAAGCTCTCGCACCACAAAATGTATCTCTACGGCCTCTGCCCCGACTGCCGGGGTAAACGCTAAAAAGCTACTTGCTGCTTCGCAGGTCCGCCAACAAGCGGGCCAGAGGGCCGACCTCTTCCTTGATGGTCCGCCATGAATACCCGGTGCCCTCACCCGCGTTTTTCTCCGCCATGGCGGTGAACTGAATTCCGAGACCGACACTCCCACCTTTGCCCCTGAAGCGACTGCGAATCGTCCCCAGTACCGTGAAGTAAACGAATTTCTTCGTCTTTGGCTGGCGAATGCTGATGCGCAGGACCAGCGTATACCCTTCCTTGAGCGGTGGCAGTTCGCTCTGCTTCGGATTGTCCACATAAAGGCGTATGCCGCCCGGAGAGATGTTGCCGACGCGCAACTGCATCTTGTGCGGATTGCGCGTGCTCTGCGTGAGTGTCTGGATGTCCGGGCGCTGTTGCCAGAAATTCGAACGCTTCCTGCCGTCCCATGCCTTGATGCGGAACATGTCCTGCCGCGTTACCCGCTGCCGGGTATGCTTTCGACGGATCGTGAAGCGGTAGCGGACCGGGGCAAGGAGCACCAACTTACGCAACGCCCCGCCTTTGCGCCCGGCATAGGCAATGTGACTCACGAAAGAATTGTATTTTTCACCCTTGTAGGAAAACGGTTTGCAAAGGCAGATGACCTGCTGTCCTTTCAGATTCCGCGCAGTTGGACGCACCTGAATCAGGTCCATGTCCAGTCTTCCGGAAAAAACCGAGGATATCCGAGCGTGGCACAGCATCGGACCGATTCCGCTGGGGTCCAGAAAATGGACTTCCAGCATCACGCCCTTTGCGGTCAGATATTTTTCGATGTCGGTGTGACGAGGGCCGTGAACGACGCGGGAGACAAAAGCCATAAAAAGGTATTGCAGATAACTGCGATACCGCCACGCAGCGACAACCGTGACCACAGGCACCACGTATTTTAGGATGGTGAAAAAGACCTCGAACAGGTCATATCTTCCCGAACCGTGCGCAAACGTCTGCTGAACGTCTCGCAGGTAGTCGAGCTGCATCACGGGATCAAACATGGTTTTCCTTGCTATAGCGACTCTGCCGCCGATTCACGGTGCATCTCATGTGTCGCGCCCGTGCTAGCCAGAACTGAGCCGATATCGACTCAGAGAGAACGACGGGCCTGCCTCACAGCTCGTGCCAGTTCTCTGGCCGCCTCATGCGGCGAAGGAGCCGAACAAAGTGCGGAAACAACCGCCACCCCGTCCGCCCCCGCACGGATGGCTTCTGCGACATTGTGAACGCCAAGTGCACCTATGCCCACAAGAGGATGCCGAGAGCGTGAGCGGATTTCCTTCAACCCGTCCAGCCCCCACGGTCTGCCGGTGTCGGTTTTTGTACCCGTGGCGAAAATCGGACTCACGCCGAGATAATCCACATCCAGTGCTTCGGCCTCGTAAACCTGCTCCATGGTTTCCACGGACAAGCCTATGATGGCATCGGGGCCCAGCATACGGCGAGCGAGTTCATACGGCATATCGCTCTGTCCGATGTGAACGCCATCCGCCCCGCAGGCCAATGCAACATCGATGCGGTCATTTATAAGAAGGGGCACATCCCGCCCTTCAAGTTCAGCCTTCATTGCGCAGGCGAGTTCGACGAATTCACGGGTGTCCGCGTCCTTCTCCCGCAACTGCACTATCCCGGCACCGCCGGAAACGGCCTCAAGCACCACGTCCATGAGTGGTCTGCCAAGGCACAAGTTCCGGTCGGTGACGAGATAAACGCCGTAATCAACCTCGCGCATCAGTCCTCGCTCACTTCCATTTC belongs to Desulfovibrio oxyclinae DSM 11498 and includes:
- a CDS encoding PilZ domain-containing protein; translated protein: MFDPVMQLDYLRDVQQTFAHGSGRYDLFEVFFTILKYVVPVVTVVAAWRYRSYLQYLFMAFVSRVVHGPRHTDIEKYLTAKGVMLEVHFLDPSGIGPMLCHARISSVFSGRLDMDLIQVRPTARNLKGQQVICLCKPFSYKGEKYNSFVSHIAYAGRKGGALRKLVLLAPVRYRFTIRRKHTRQRVTRQDMFRIKAWDGRKRSNFWQQRPDIQTLTQSTRNPHKMQLRVGNISPGGIRLYVDNPKQSELPPLKEGYTLVLRISIRQPKTKKFVYFTVLGTIRSRFRGKGGSVGLGIQFTAMAEKNAGEGTGYSWRTIKEEVGPLARLLADLRSSK
- a CDS encoding Fur family transcriptional regulator, encoding MKTPQEAFTQYLSDENLKMTPQRGLILECILEQTQHLSPEEIYDKVRKRDSSVGQATVYRTLKLLAEAGIIESLDFADGVARYEVAWGKEHHDHLICEACGKNIEIMDPMIEKRQETIAEEHGFKLSHHKMYLYGLCPDCRGKR
- the thiE gene encoding thiamine phosphate synthase; the protein is MREVDYGVYLVTDRNLCLGRPLMDVVLEAVSGGAGIVQLREKDADTREFVELACAMKAELEGRDVPLLINDRIDVALACGADGVHIGQSDMPYELARRMLGPDAIIGLSVETMEQVYEAEALDVDYLGVSPIFATGTKTDTGRPWGLDGLKEIRSRSRHPLVGIGALGVHNVAEAIRAGADGVAVVSALCSAPSPHEAARELARAVRQARRSL